The sequence taatatatttattaagaacacttacatgattaaatatattattctgttaATCAAGAAAATTGTATTATTGTCTTTTATGACTAACCAATCTGAAACTGTAAATGTTGAAGTCACTTCctagtattgtaatattttatattataggaGATGGATAAAAACACAAGTTCAGCAGATGGAGGCCAAATAGGACTGGAAATTTTAGACACGTGTACGTCAGTTTTTAGTTTATCTCAGGCTTTAGAAAAGAAAGCAGAAAGAGAACTCATGGAGAAACCAGAATGGAGAGCTCGTGATATCCAAGCGCTCAGAGAAATGTTGCAGGGTACATTTTTAATTTGTGTGATATTACTATATGGAGACTTTCTTTTTCTATATCACTTATtgatattaaaagaaatgtaccagtctaaacacagaaaataaaaaagaatcaaaggtttaataagttttgtttgttatatttcgagcaataatttcagttttatatgaatttcataaaattttatcacAAACTTTGATTGTCAGGTTCAAGTAAAATTGTGAGAATGACGCATCTTCAGTGATTCTACTTTAGTCTTTTAATATACCATGAGACTATGATTTTCAACAAATTAAGCTGATACTGTTAATGTAGTATTccagttgttattattttttaatgtaatattttattatgtatttgttaactGTTACACTTTTTGAAATTGTccctaaaatgttttttttctgttattatcaGAAGAACCTAATTTGATTGTGCCATCAGATGACAACTTTCTGCTTCGATTTCTAAGAGCTCgaaagtttgattatgaccgtGCCTTCAGACTcataaaacagtattatatactACGTGACAACAATCCTGAGCTTTTCAAAGATTTTGTGCCTTCTGCCCTGAAAGATGTGTTTAGTGCTAACCTTGAAGGATTCTTACAACATCGTGATCGCGAGGGTCATGCCATCTTCGTAATCAGAGGGGGTAAAACATTTATGTATTGTTGtttgaaacatttacaaaaatatatatattttcatgtcaAATAACAGCCACAATAAGATtgatattattgtcattattaaaaGACTAAATTCTGTGTTCATCAGCCAGACATCTTATTTCTTCAACACTATTAAAAATGCAATTGATTACTATttcaaaaatttgatatttttttaaaagttactagcctatatatatgtatatatagttttagtgTATGTGGCCAACAAATAGAAGTTTAATAGATTCATAAACATTTGTACATAAATAAGGCTGGTAACCTATAATTGTATAAATGATGTGACATGCATCTAATGTAGTAAGACTCATGGGATAAAGGTTGTTCTTTTTTCTGCTAGGTATTTGGGATCCAGCAAAACATTCAGCTAATGACATCTATAGGGCTAACCTTTTGTGTCTTGAAAAGGCAATTGAAGATCCTGCCACTCAAATCAATGGTATTATTGCACTGCTTGACCTCAAAGAGTTTGGTTTTCATCACATCAGACAGATGAGTCCAGCACATTGTCGAAGGATGGTGCTTCTAATACAGGTAGTATAACAGAAGATAAAAATACACTTGCAATACTCTTGACAGACTTTGAATTAGATTggaaacttgaatattttaattaacaccaTATCAATAGCATCCACCAAATTGTAGGTTGATATTGGTACATTTTTACATGCTCTTGTACCAAATATAGAATGTGTTTATTGGTAAATATTACATGTACATCCCTGGTATACGACTGTTTTGATTGTAATATGgaaagttaaatacaaaaactCAACCTAATCCTCTAAGATTCGATAGTATAAACCTTCACTGGATGTCTTATTATGTTGTCATAAATAAGTGTTTGTGAACCTGAAGTCCCTAGATTAATTTCAGGTTACAAggtttgtttattgtatattttttacaattttaggtTGCATATCTCTAATCTTTCCTTGTCTgaacaaatttacaaaactttgttgttgttttaatttttttttaaaaagtaataaataatttgattataattattgtataaaatgtttgcTATATGGAAGTTttaagtagaattatttattgtctAGAAGTAGCTAAATCCCAGTTGCAGTTGTTTATAGTTCATCATTGTTGCCATGGTCATTTACAATTTATTGACCATATTTTAAAAAAGGCTTAGGCCATAACTCTCATACTGTGAAGgaattattttatacagtacATACAATACTATTTTAGTAATCACACTAACATAGTTTAATAAATGAATAGTGTGTTTTGATGTGAAGCATACTTATACAAGGAAGTCTTTTAATTTAAGACCTCCTTTGCAATTGTCCTGTTGGCTCAGTAGTAAACTTGGGGATTATAACTACGAATCAGGCTTTGATTCCTGTGATTGGCACAGCAGAAACAGCCAATTGTTTTGTATTTAGCAACAGGTTGTACTGACTAATTGTGAAATCAGAAAccttatttcagaaaaaaattttaTAGTAAATCTTGCAACTTTAAAATAGACAAATGTGTTAaggatatatttttaatataaccaaGAAAATAAGTAAGTTATTTGGAAATAGGATTTAGACCAA comes from Tachypleus tridentatus isolate NWPU-2018 chromosome 12, ASM421037v1, whole genome shotgun sequence and encodes:
- the LOC143233525 gene encoding alpha-tocopherol transfer protein-like isoform X2 is translated as MDKNTSSADGGQIGLEILDTCTSVFSLSQALEKKAERELMEKPEWRARDIQALREMLQEPNLIVPSDDNFLLRFLRARKFDYDRAFRLIKQYYILRDNNPELFKDFVPSALKDVFSANLEGFLQHRDREGHAIFVIRGGIWDPAKHSANDIYRANLLCLEKAIEDPATQINGIIALLDLKEFGFHHIRQMSPAHCRRMVLLIQNCFPGRFKGIHIINEPAVFDILFALVKPFLSEKLKNRIHFHGENLQSLHEHIPPSILPAEFGGHLGPFSNQEFVNELLADEYKFQDYLKYGYRAEMTPEGREVGIR
- the LOC143233525 gene encoding alpha-tocopherol transfer protein-like isoform X3, which produces MDKNTSSADGGQIGLEILDTCTSVFSLSQALEKKAERELMEKPEWRARDIQALREMLQEEPNLIVPSDDNFLLRFLRARKFDYDRAFRLIKQYYILRDNNPELFKDFVPSALKDVFSANLEGFLQHRDREGHAIFVIRGGIWDPAKHSANDIYRANLLCLEKAIEDPATQINGIIALLDLKEFGFHHIRQMSPAHCRRMVLLIQIHFHGENLQSLHEHIPPSILPAEFGGHLGPFSNQEFVNELLADEYKFQDYLKYGYRAEMTPEGREVGIR
- the LOC143233525 gene encoding alpha-tocopherol transfer protein-like isoform X1, with protein sequence MDKNTSSADGGQIGLEILDTCTSVFSLSQALEKKAERELMEKPEWRARDIQALREMLQEEPNLIVPSDDNFLLRFLRARKFDYDRAFRLIKQYYILRDNNPELFKDFVPSALKDVFSANLEGFLQHRDREGHAIFVIRGGIWDPAKHSANDIYRANLLCLEKAIEDPATQINGIIALLDLKEFGFHHIRQMSPAHCRRMVLLIQNCFPGRFKGIHIINEPAVFDILFALVKPFLSEKLKNRIHFHGENLQSLHEHIPPSILPAEFGGHLGPFSNQEFVNELLADEYKFQDYLKYGYRAEMTPEGREVGIR